Proteins from one Cyprinus carpio isolate SPL01 chromosome B15, ASM1834038v1, whole genome shotgun sequence genomic window:
- the pgm2l1 gene encoding glucose 1,6-bisphosphate synthase codes for MGSNGDLNANSQCLSSTGDPVLDKAVNQWMAWDKNPQTWKQMESLVREGRVVELRRRLCSRMTFGTAGLRAEMGAGFACINDLTVIQSTQGMYKYLAKYVPDLKTRGLVVGFDTRAQTSSGCTSERLARLTAAVMFCKDVPVYLFSTYVPTPFVPYAVMKYGAAAGVMITASHNRKEDNGYKVYWHNGAQISSPHDKEILRCIEESSEPWPESWNEDLVESSLLRRDPLEDVSRWYMEELNTICFHRELNAMSPLKFVHSSFHGVGHNYVQRAFQQFGFPPPIPVPEQKDPDPDFSTVRCPNPEEGESVLELSLRLAEREEARIVVATDPDADRLAVAEQNDNCGWKVFTGNELAALLGWWMLFNWKEAHPDPADTERVYMLATTVSSKILKAFACIEGFHFEETLPGFKWIGNRIHELKKTGKEVIFSFEESIGFLCGNMVLDKDGVSTAAVVAEMAAYLHTKNLSLKQQLINIYEIYGYHISRTCYVICNDPPTIHKIFSRLRNFGGPSVYPESCGDYCITHIRDVTTGYDSSQPDKKCVLPLSRNSQMVTFTFQNGIVATLRTSGTEPKIKCYTEFCAAPGERDISSLEEDLRKVTAALVEEFLEPDKNNLLRRSV; via the exons ATGGGGTCTAATGGAGACCTCAACGCAAACTCACAATGTCTCAGCAGCACTGGGGACCCGGTCCTGGACAAGGCAGTCAATCAGTGGATGGCCTGGGATAAG AATCCTCAGACATGGAAGCAGATGGAGTCTCTGGTGCGAGAGGGGCGTGTGGTGGAGCTGAGGAGGAGGTTGTGCTCCAGGATGACGTTTGGAACAGCTGGATTGAGAGCAGAGATGGGTGCAGGGTTTGCTTGCATCAATGACCTAACTGTCATCCAGTCTACACAG GGAATGTACAAGTACTTAGCCAAATATGTCCCTGACCTGAAAACAAGAGGGCTGGTGGTCGGGTTTGACACTCGTGCCCAAACAAGTAGTGGCTGCACCAGTGAACG ACTTGCAAGGTTGACTGCCGCTGTTATGTTTTGTAAAGATGTCCCTGTCTATCTATTCTCTACATATGTGCCCACTCCATTTGTG CCATATGCTGTGATGAAGTATGGAGCTGCAGCTGGAGTCATGATCACTGCATCTCATAACAGAAAAGAGGACAATGGATACAAG GTTTACTGGCACAATGGTGCACAGATCTCCTCTCCACATGATAAGGAGATCTTGCGTTGCATTGAGGAGAGTAGTGAACCCTGGCCCGAGTCCTGGAATGAGGACCTAGTTGAAAGCAGCCTCTTAAGGAGAGACCCACTGGAGGACGTCAGCCGCTGGTACATGGAAGAGCTAAACACTATCTGCTTCCACAG AGAGCTTAACGCAATGTCTCCCCTGAAGTTTGTGCACTCATCTTTCCATGGGGTTGGCCACAACTATGTCCAGAGAGCCTTTCAGCAGTTTGGCTTTCCACCTCCCATCCCTGTTCCAGAACAGAAAGATCCAGATCCAGATTTTTCCACTGTCCGTTGTCCTAACCCAGAGGAAGGAGAATCAGTTTTG GAGCTGTCCCTTCGTTTGGCTGAGAGAGAAGAGGCCCGCATTGTTGTGGCCACAGACCCTGATGCTGATCGCTTGGCTGTTGCCGAGCAGAATGACAA TTGTGGTTGGAAAGTGTTCACCGGAAACGAGTTGGCTGCATTGCTCGGCTGGTGGATGTTGTTTAACTGGAAGGAAGCTCACCCTGACCCAGCAGATACAGAGAGAGTATACATGCTGGCCACCACTGTTTCTTCCAAAATACTTAAAGCCTTTGCATGCATAGAAGGCTTTCATTTTGAG GAAACATTACCTGGCTTCAAATGGATTGGAAATAGAatccatgaattaaaaaaaacaggaaaggaGGTCATTTTTTCCTTTGAAGAATCCATTG GGTTTTTGTGTGGGAACATGGTTCTTGATAAGGATGGAGTCAGTACAGCAGCTGTTGTGGCTGAGATGGCTGCTTATCTACACACCAAAAACCTTTCCTTGAAGCAACAACTAATCAACATCTATGAAAT ATATGGCTATCACATTTCCAGAACATGCTATGTCATCTGCAATGACCCACCaactattcataaaatatttagtcGTCTGCGCAATTTTGGGGGTCCAAGTGTTTACCCAGAATCATGTGGTGACTACTGCATCACACACATCAGAGATGTGACCACTGGTTATGACAGCAGTCAGCCTGACAAAAAATGT GTCCTTCCATTGTCAAGAAATAGCCAAATGGTCACATTCACATTTCAGAATGGCATTGTTGCAACACTTAGGACCAGCGGGACTGAGCCAAAGATCAAGTGTTACACAGAATTCTGTGCAGCACCAGGAGAACG tgatatcTCAAGTCTGGAGGAGGATTTAAGGAAAGTGACCGCTGCTCTAGTTGAAGAATTTCTAGAACCTGACAAGAACAACCTGCTCCGCAGATCAGTGTAG